TAAGGTCCCCAAGATATAGTTAAGTGGTAAACGAAGTGGGAAGGCATAGACAGTCAGGAGGTTGGCTTAGAAGCAGCCACCCTTTAAAGAAAGCGTAATAGCTCACTGATCGAGTCGTCCTGCGCGGAAGATGTAACGGGGCTTAAACTATACACCGAAGCTAGGGATTTACAGTAATGTAGATGGTAGGAGAGCGTTCCGTAAGCCTGCGAAGGTGGCTTGTAAAGGCTGCTGGAGGTATCGGAAGTGCGAATGCTGACATGAGTAGCGATAAAGGGAGTGAAAGACTCCCTCGCCGAAAACCCAAGGTTTCCTGTGCAACGCTAATCGGCGCAGGGTGAGTCGGCCCCTAAGGTGAGGCAGAAATGCGTAGCTGATGGGAAACTGGTTAAAATTCCAGTACCTTTATTTAATGCGATGCGGGGACGAAGAAGGTTAGCTCAGCCGGGTGTTGGATGTCCCGGTTTAAGCAAGTAGATATGCTGCTTAGGAAAATCCGGGCGGCTAAATCGAGATGTGATAACGAAACACTCCTCGGAGTGCCAAGTGAGTAATACCATGCTTCCAGGAAAATCCGCTAAGCTTCAGTTAAATGAAGACCGTACCGAAAACCGACACAGGTGGGTAGGATGAGAATTCTAAGGCGCTTGAGAGAACTCAGGAGAAGGAACTCGGCAAAATGACACCGTAACTTCGGGAGAAGGTGTGCCTTTGGTATGTGTAGCGCCTTGCGCGTGAAGCAGAAAAAGGTTGCAAAAAATAGGTGGCTGCGACTGTTTAATAAAAACACAGCACTCTGCAAACACGTAAGTGGACGTATAGAGTGTGACGCCTGCCCGGTGCCGGAAGGTTAAATGATGGGGTGAGAGCTCTTGATTGAAGCCCCGGTAAACGGCGGCCGTAACTATAACGGTCCTAAGGTAGCGAAATTCCTTGTCGGGTAAGTTCCGACCTGCACGAATGGCGTAACGATGGCCACACTGTCTCCTCCTGGGACTCAGCGAAGTTGAAGTGTTTGTGAAGATGCAATCTCCCCGCGGCTAGACGGAAAGACCCCGTGCACCTTTACTGTAGCTTTACATTGGACTTTGATAACATTTGTGTAGGATAGGTGGGAGGCTTTGAAGTAGATTCGCCAGAATCTATGGAGCCAACCTTGAAATACCACCCTAATGTTGTTGGGGTTCTAACCTAGATCCATTATCTGGATTGGGGACCGTGTATGGTAGGCAGTTTGACTGGGGCGGTCTCCTCCCAAATTGTAACGGAGGAGTACGAAGGTACGCTAGGTACGGTCGGAAATCGTGCTAATAGTGCAATGGCAAAAGCGTGCTTAACTGCGAGACTGACAAGTCGAGCAGGTGCGAAAGCAGGTCATAGTGATCCGGTGGTTCTGTATGGAAGGGCCATCGCTCAACGGATAAAAGGTACGCCGGGGATAACAGGCTGATTCCTCCCAAGAGTTCATATCGACGGGGGAGTTTGGCACCTCGATGTCGGCTCATCACATCCTGGGGCTGTAGCCGGTCCCAAGGGTATGGCTGTTCGCCATTTAAAGTGGTACGTGAGCTGGGTTTAAAACGTCGTGAGACAGTTTGGTCCCTATCTGCCGTGGGCGTTGGAAGTTTGAGTGGACCTGCTCCTAGTACGAGAGGACCGGAGTGGACGCACCTCTGGTGTACCGGTTATGACGCCAGTCGTATCGCCGGGTAGCTAAGTGCGGACGAGATAACCGCTGAAAGCATCTAAGCGGGAAACTTACCACAAGATGAGACTTCCCGAGGGTTAAACCCTCCTAAAGGTTCGTCGAAGACTACGACGTTGATAGGTCGGGTGTGGAAGCATAGTAATATGTTAAGCTAACCGATACTAATTGACCGTGAGGCTTGATCCTATAACTATAAATTTTATTAAGTTATAATAATTTTTTATCTAACTCTATTTTATTTTCCGTTTTTTACGCTTGGCGGCCATAGCACTTTGGACCCACCTCTTCCCATACCGAACAGAACCGTGAAACGAAGTTGCGCCGATGATAGTGTGCATACGCATGTGAAAGTAGGTTACCGCCAGGCACTTAATAAATAAAAAACCCTTTCATAATTTTTTTATGAAAGGGTTTTTTATTTATTAAGCAGACTTAACATTGAAATGCAACTTTTGTAAAAAGCTTGACAGACAAGCTACGGTAGTATCGGAGCTGCTCTTGGACGACTGTATTCCTTCAACCGCACTACAATAGTTTCCGTTGCAAGCGGTAGCAATTCATCAATTCGGTTATTATAGCCCACAGACAGCGAGTTTGTCAGCGACGGTAAATAGCGATTTGTAGCCGCCGTAGTTTCCGGCTCAAAATCGTTGCTGGATACGCCCACAGGTAGGCGCACTATTTTTTTCCGCTGCCGGGATCAGTTGCGCCACCGGGGTTTCATCGGCGTGCAGCACACGTCCTTGCCAATAAGTACAAAATTGGCCGGCCAGCGGTTACAGCGCCACGCCGACGTGTCCAACTCATTCCGCCAGAAGGTGGAAAAAGCGATAGCGTGACATCTTCCTGCGCGACGATTTGTGCGATGCGATACAGCGGCATCTACTCGAATTCCGCTTCAATCGCCGAAACATCGGTTTGTCAGTCTTCTTCGAACAAGCTTAACTGCTGCGCCCGCGACAGTGCTTCGCTCTTCGCACCGTAGCGAATGCGGCGCAGATGCGCCAGTTTCAGCACCAACCGCCTAGTTTTCGCTTTCAGCAGCTTGCGCTCGTTTTGTGCTCGCGCGAGCAGTGATTAAATCAGATTTGATATCTCGGTTTTAGCTTCCGGCGTGAGGTTTAGATGATCTAACTCGAATGTGATTGCCTGTGCGGTTGCAAAACACAAACGCTGAACCCGCGCAAGGTGATCGCTGCAAAGCCTGCTCCACCAACACCGACAACCCGGCGATACCGTCGATGGCAGAGTTTCAACACATGATTGCTCCTTCCGTGGAGACGAAGCGTATCCGCCGGTTTGCCGTACTTCTGAGATGACATTGTTCCTCCTTGTGAAAGGTTTGAAGATAGCGATGGTGTGTCAGAGCGTTAATGTGGTGGAGGCTTACTTTTTTTCGATGATCGGGCTGATGAAGGAATAGTTAGGCGTTTATCCGCAACTAAGAACATGAGGATGAACGCTACGACCAATATTTAGCGCGTTACGCGGCTCATGGTTTAGAGCGCCTTTAAGGCACTTATCCAATCAGTCCCCGGTTTTACCGGAGGTGATTTTTTAACTATTAGCAATAGGGAGATGTGTGCTGGAGGTGCCATGTTATCGATTAGATCCCATTCAATCACTTGGCTTATTCATCCAACCTAAATTATTAGCATGCAAACTCTGAATAAAGAATCGATCACTAATTTCTGTGAGTGCAGTGGTTTCGGGGTATTGACCGCTTGGATCTTGCATGTCTGAAACGATGTTTCCGTTTTCCGTGAATGCTATGACGTGACCATAGGCTTCAGGAATAGGCCAAAACATTCGCGGAAAACGCAGCACTAACTTTCTTAAAAAGGGCTTGTCACTCATGAAATCGATAATTGAGTTACGCGGTTTGGCAAAGCCTAGCCAGATTTTTCCTTCTTGGCCGCGCATTAGGTTGTCAGGATATCCCGGTAAATTATCAAGAAGAATGATGGCTTGCGCTGAATTGAGTGTCACATCAAGATTTTCAGCTGCTATTGCGATTTTCCAAACCCGGTAACGTCCGGTTTCATTAACGAATAATGACTGCTCGTCGTGTGAAAGCGCTATGCCATTGGCGAAACTTAATCCTTTGGCGACGATTCTCACTTGATTATTTACCGGATCATATTCCAGTACACGACCGCTGGCCGATTGCTCAACAATATCCAGCAAACTCGCCTCAAAGGTTCCACCCGTTTGTGATGGAGCAAAGCGAATGGAAGAATCTGTTATATAAATTTTGCCGTTTCGCGCAACGGCAATGCTGTTGGGGTAGCGAATGAGGTCGTCATCGACATGGTCAACAAGCATGCTGATCTTTCGATCTGGGGTAATTTTCAGCACGCCGCGCATTGCATCAGCCGCAATCAAGTTACCGGCGGCATCAAAATCGAACCCCAATACCCGGCCTCTGGTATTTGCGAATACTTCTAGCGCATTTCCATCAGGGCTCATGCGCAGAATTTTACCACTCGCTACAGCGGTGTAGAGCATACCGTCACTAGACAATGCCACATGCTCCGGACCTTCTTCACCTTCAAGTGAAATAAATTTTAAGCCGGATAATCGCTCATTTCGAGTATGTACTCCGGTGTAACCCGGAGCGGAGGGTGCCTTCCAGCTTACAGGCTCTATCGGAACAGGCCAGAAACAGAAATAAGCACTGATACAGAATGTAGCTGCAATCAATAGCGATGTTGATACTTTCATGAGAGCGTGCAGAGCATTAAAAAGATAGTCCGCAAAAATTGATTTCTAAAAATACGTGCATTCATTCACTGAATAATCAATATCCCATGAATTTTGATTCACGTGAAAAATCATCCCAAACAAAAGCCGGATCAACCGAAGGATTTGTTGGAATCATGAAAGTTAGCAAATCAAATATCCCGCACCCCATGCGATTGATCGTATACCAACCACCCTGAAGCACACCGAGACTGAAAGCAGCCATGCCGGGCGCCAGCGTATTTTCTTGTTGCCCCACAATGTTGATATTTTTAGGAAATTCCATCCAACCCGTGGCAATGTTGGCGAAACCACTGCTGAGTTTCAACCTGGACTTATCAAAATGCGAGTTCGGGGTTGTTTCAATATCCGCCAAAGCAATGCATGAGAAGAGAAATGGTGAAGTTATCAAAAAAACAAACCTAGTCATCACATTCATCAAAAATCTCCTGTTATTTGTTACTTCGGTTAAAGTAATGACACGATTAATTAGCGTGTTACAAATAGTGCTATAGTGCCGTTCAATATGAACAGAATTCGATCCGTTCTTTTCAGCGATCACCGCAAGCACAAATTATTTTGCTGATTGCTTTGCGCAGCATATTTCGCGTTGCTGCAGTACCCATAAAATCAACTGCGCCATTGGCAATGCTACCTTATTTTTAAGCCTGATGAATGGAATACACAGCCGAATGATTACGCGGTGATACCCATCCGGAATCACACAACAAGATTAATAGCTTGATTCTTATATAGCACCTTCGTAAGGAATGAGTAAATCATGGTCAGTCTAACCCTCATCAAAACAGAAGCCGAAGAACTGGTCAGGCGCATACCACGATCGAATAATCACCCGATGCAGGGCGAATTGGTGAAACTTTGCGAAACGCATTGGCGTACTTTGCGCGGCCCGCAACCGAGTGCGCAACTGGCGCAAGCATTATGGTCTTCATCGCCACCGTTGGCGGATCTGCTAGTTGATCTTTATACGCAAGGTGATACGCCTTTGAGCAATATCTTGCCGAATTTTGATTTGGCGCGTGGATTAGCGGTTATCGCACTCGCCGAGATTCAGCATGGCAACGAATTCGGGGCGCATATTGCGCATGAACCGATGAAAGCATTTCAAATGAATGTGCCGTCACCCGCATGGCTCAGCAAGATCAGCGCCATGCTCCATGGTACACTCGATGCACCGCTCATGCATTTACATGACCGGCATAACGCCTTATGGAAATCACTTGCGGTGATTGCCGCACAAACCAAACGAGTCGATTTGGCGGCAATAGAAACAGTGGTTCGATTGCTTACAGGACAGGATGAATCCCATAACTGCAGCGATCCCGCGCTGGAGAAATTACGGCAGGGCGTAGCGGATGCCGGCATTCGCTTTTTGACAATGGACAAGAATTTCGTGCAATATGAACAACATCATAAAGCGCACAAGCCGGTACGTTCCCGGCAGTTAGGCGAATTATTGCTGGAAATCAGGCAATTGTGGTTGCGTTAAGCAACGATCGTGCTGAATATACAATGCATTAGCAAGTGCTGTATTCGTCAGGATCAATTGTCAGGGATATTGGGATCATGCGCTACCAGGTTTGCAGGCGCGCATGATTACAACTGCTCCGAAGATAGTCCGGTAATAAGCGGTTTCCTGTACTGAATGAAATCCGGCTTTTTCGGCGAAAACCGGCAGTAAACCCAGTACATGATCGTTGATCTCTTCGAACCACCGCATTCCCCGGGAAAGAAGCCACATCGTAACATCGTGCGGCTCGCCAAAATCGGCGATGTGCAATTCACCACCAGGCTTGAGCACGCGAAATATCTCTTTTAGCGCTTGTTGTTTATCCACCCGGGTCAAATGGTGCATCAGTAAGCTTGAAAACACGTGGTCGAAAGTTTCGTTGGCATAAGGCAAGCACGTTGCCGTTCCTTGTTGCAACAGAATAGGCTTTTCGTTTCGATCGGATTTTTCTTGGGCAATCCGCAAAATCTCCGGATCGGCATCCAATCCGCAGACAACTGCTTCAGGTTCGGTTTGCTTGATCAGTAATGTCAGTGTGCCAGTGCCGCAACCGATGTCCAGTACCGGCTGACCAGACCGGATCCGTGCTTGCGTAACCAATGCCGATCTAATCCGGAGTTCGGGAAATAACCACCGCATCATGGGATCGTACCAGCGGGTCAGCCAATGAAAATGAAATGCCGGAATGAAATGAGGTTGTCTATTCAAAAGGTTGTAAGCAGTGTAAATGAAAAAGCCACGAGGAGAACTCCTCGTGGCTTCAGTTTAGATGATACGTGCTAATTAAGCTAATTTTCGTTTGCGTGCAGAGAAACCAACCAATCCCAAGCCGGCCAGTAACATAGCATAGGTTTCAGGTTCCGGTACCGGTAATGCTTGCAGTGAAACGGAATATTGACCTAAGTTGGCACCGAAAGTACCGCTAATATCCAAATGATATTGACCAGGAAGAAGATCGCCGAGTGAATGGGTTAAGCCATCATCGGTAAAGGTTGCGATCAAAGTTGTACCGTTTGGATGCGTGCTATTCCACACTTCAACTGCAAAATTGTTGATATCGTTAACTACAAAACCACCCAGCGACAGAAACAGAGTTGAAGCAGAACCTGTGGTGGATGAAAAGGTAGGAATTGTGAAATTGGCATATTCTTCAAACGAGTTTCCGGTGGCGCCAATCAACAATGCTGACAATGTTGTCGGGGTTGAACCGATGTTGCCCAATTCGTATGGATTTCCAACAGATCCGTCTCCTGGAAAGTTACCAAAACCGGCAAATGCGGTTGAGCTAAACAGTAGAACGGCTGCAGCGACTAGTTTCAGTTTGAGGTTTTGTAGCATTATCTTCTCCTAGAGTTGTCATTAAATGAACTGCTTGCGTTGTGTTCTTAAAAATAACTTTCGTCATTTCTAGGTTGTGCATACTAAAGCGTTGTCTTTTGATTGCCTATGGTAAGGTTGTGTTGAATTCGTACTAAAAGCTTTGGAGAAAGCTACTATAAAACAACTAGTAATTCTGTTAACTTGCAGCAGTAAAGCAGCTCCATCTCATAAGCCTGGCAGCGGTTTTGCGTGTCATGCTTCACGGACGGGATCGATAAGGAATCGGCTGCGGTTTCGGGAAAATCATTCAAACCGTAACCTGAATATCGCAATGAAAAACTGGGGAGCAACAGGAGAAACACGCGTGTTGCTGTTATTCCACCAGTCATCGGGATGCGGTAGCGAAGCGATTGGCCATCAAGTTAATGCACAAACCAGCGATTATTAAAGCTGCGGCGCCGATTTTCCAGAGATAAATGGGTTCATCCATAACCAGCGCGGAGCTTGCGAATCCGAACACCGGCACCAGAAGCGAGAATGGCGCCACGGTCGTGGCGGGATAACGTCTCAATAGCCAGTGCCACGCCGCAAACCCCAACAGCGTGACCGGATAAGCGTTGTATCCAACCGACGTAACTGAAATCTACGAAAGCCCGGATAGGTTTTCAAGATTCCAGGCGCTTTGCTCAGTGACAAACGATAGCAGCAACAGCGGCGGCCACGCGACGAAACTTCCCCAAGCCACGAGCGCCAGCATGTTAATTTGCCCCAGCCGTTTCGACATCAGATTGCCGATTCCCCACGAAGCGGCGGCTGCAATGATCAGAACCATACCCAATACCGAGATGTCTTCCCCAATATTGGCAGCGACCAGAGCAATACCACTGAATGAAACGATCGTACCCGTGATTTGCCAGCCCGACGGTTTTTCATCCAGGAATAATACCGCCAGCAGCATCGTAAAAAACACCTGCACCTGCAACAATAGCGAAGCCAGCCCGGCCGTTGCGCCGGCAGCCATGCCGAAGAACAGCAAAGTGAATTGCAATGCGAACATGACGAATCCGAAAGCGATCACTTGCCGGAAAGCGACGGCAGGCGGCCGAACGAAAAAAATTGCCGGAAACGCAGTAAAAAAGAAACGCAGCGCGCACAACAGAACCGGCGGAAGCTCGTCAAGCCCCGCTTTAATCATCACGAAATTGAATCCCCAGATCACCGCCACTACGATGGCCAGTGCGATATGTTGCAGATGCATTATTTTCTGTGCTTAAAGTAAATTAAATTTCCAGGATCATAAATCATCATGTGCCGCATCATAACTCATGACCGATGTAGCGCAGATCATTCAATTTTAAGTGCAACGCCTAACGGAGATTGGTTACACCGTTTCATAAATGCCGGTTGCAAGTTTGCAGCAAAA
This is a stretch of genomic DNA from Nitrosomonas sp. sh817. It encodes these proteins:
- a CDS encoding EamA family transporter is translated as MHLQHIALAIVVAVIWGFNFVMIKAGLDELPPVLLCALRFFFTAFPAIFFVRPPAVAFRQVIAFGFVMFALQFTLLFFGMAAGATAGLASLLLQVQVFFTMLLAVLFLDEKPSGWQITGTIVSFSGIALVAANIGEDISVLGMVLIIAAAASWGIGNLMSKRLGQINMLALVAWGSFVAWPPLLLLSFVTEQSAWNLENLSGLS
- a CDS encoding SMP-30/gluconolactonase/LRE family protein yields the protein MKVSTSLLIAATFCISAYFCFWPVPIEPVSWKAPSAPGYTGVHTRNERLSGLKFISLEGEEGPEHVALSSDGMLYTAVASGKILRMSPDGNALEVFANTRGRVLGFDFDAAGNLIAADAMRGVLKITPDRKISMLVDHVDDDLIRYPNSIAVARNGKIYITDSSIRFAPSQTGGTFEASLLDIVEQSASGRVLEYDPVNNQVRIVAKGLSFANGIALSHDEQSLFVNETGRYRVWKIAIAAENLDVTLNSAQAIILLDNLPGYPDNLMRGQEGKIWLGFAKPRNSIIDFMSDKPFLRKLVLRFPRMFWPIPEAYGHVIAFTENGNIVSDMQDPSGQYPETTALTEISDRFFIQSLHANNLGWMNKPSD
- a CDS encoding class I SAM-dependent methyltransferase, with the protein product MNRQPHFIPAFHFHWLTRWYDPMMRWLFPELRIRSALVTQARIRSGQPVLDIGCGTGTLTLLIKQTEPEAVVCGLDADPEILRIAQEKSDRNEKPILLQQGTATCLPYANETFDHVFSSLLMHHLTRVDKQQALKEIFRVLKPGGELHIADFGEPHDVTMWLLSRGMRWFEEINDHVLGLLPVFAEKAGFHSVQETAYYRTIFGAVVIMRACKPGSA
- a CDS encoding exosortase system-associated protein, TIGR04073 family, which codes for MNVMTRFVFLITSPFLFSCIALADIETTPNSHFDKSRLKLSSGFANIATGWMEFPKNINIVGQQENTLAPGMAAFSLGVLQGGWYTINRMGCGIFDLLTFMIPTNPSVDPAFVWDDFSRESKFMGY
- a CDS encoding FxDxF family PEP-CTERM protein, with the translated sequence MLQNLKLKLVAAAVLLFSSTAFAGFGNFPGDGSVGNPYELGNIGSTPTTLSALLIGATGNSFEEYANFTIPTFSSTTGSASTLFLSLGGFVVNDINNFAVEVWNSTHPNGTTLIATFTDDGLTHSLGDLLPGQYHLDISGTFGANLGQYSVSLQALPVPEPETYAMLLAGLGLVGFSARKRKLA